A window of the Gemmatimonadota bacterium genome harbors these coding sequences:
- a CDS encoding sigma 54-interacting transcriptional regulator, which translates to MTAIWGGYDGEVKKKKSVALQPDPASDLVGESQEFLNALSTVRRLIGEGSPIIVLQGESGTGKTVFARSIHYRGASPADPFLTVQCSLLPTELIEPELFGAPAGSLPGQTERKPGILELAGRGTVFLDDVQVLPPTLQSRLLDLLREEPGSPALHCRVLAASRNWPPPEGSQEPVQPDFHILLMRHAVELPPLRKRGRDLEILVRHFLDRWGAERGVPAPDCEPEAIAALYAHPWPGNVRELRNTVERAARLASGGRIRIGHLQIQTREHRALAGQGEFAPDMIVIPATGKPLEQIEREALAASLGLAGGNRDAAAGLLKIDRSTLDEKLAKHGIG; encoded by the coding sequence ATGACCGCGATCTGGGGCGGATACGATGGAGAGGTGAAGAAGAAGAAATCTGTCGCGCTTCAACCGGACCCGGCCTCGGACCTGGTCGGAGAGTCGCAGGAGTTCCTCAACGCCCTCTCGACCGTGCGCCGCCTCATCGGCGAGGGATCGCCGATCATCGTCCTCCAGGGTGAGTCGGGAACCGGAAAGACGGTCTTCGCCCGGAGCATCCACTACCGCGGGGCGAGCCCGGCCGACCCCTTCCTGACGGTGCAGTGCTCCCTCCTCCCCACCGAGCTGATCGAGCCCGAGCTTTTCGGGGCTCCCGCCGGATCCCTTCCGGGACAGACCGAGCGGAAGCCTGGAATTCTCGAGCTCGCCGGGAGAGGAACCGTCTTCCTGGACGACGTGCAGGTCCTCCCCCCCACCCTGCAAAGCCGGCTCCTCGATCTCCTTCGGGAGGAGCCGGGAAGCCCAGCGCTCCACTGCCGGGTTCTCGCGGCCTCACGCAATTGGCCTCCACCGGAAGGGAGCCAGGAGCCGGTCCAGCCCGACTTTCACATCCTCCTCATGCGGCACGCCGTCGAGCTCCCGCCGCTCCGCAAGCGTGGCCGCGACCTCGAGATCCTCGTCCGCCACTTCCTGGACCGGTGGGGCGCGGAGCGCGGGGTGCCGGCCCCCGACTGCGAGCCCGAGGCGATCGCCGCTCTCTACGCGCACCCCTGGCCCGGAAACGTCCGGGAGCTCCGTAACACCGTCGAGCGCGCGGCCCGGCTCGCTTCCGGAGGACGGATTCGTATCGGGCACCTCCAGATCCAGACGCGCGAGCATCGCGCCCTCGCCGGCCAGGGCGAATTCGCCCCGGATATGATCGTCATCCCGGCCACCGGAAAGCCACTCGAACAGATCGAGCGGGAGGCTCTCGCGGCCTCTCTCGGCCTGGCGGGGGGAAACCGCGACGCGGCAGCCGGCCTCCTCAAGATCGATCGCTCCACCCTCGACGAAAAGCTGGCCAAGCACGGCATCGGCTGA
- a CDS encoding calcium/sodium antiporter — translation MLIPTLFLVGGIGLLWVAAEWLIHGAASLGRAAGIPSIVIGLTVVSMGTSAPELVVSALAALRGSPDLAAGNVFGSNLANIGLILGLAALMKPLTVAAQAVRREVPWMLAVTLITYPLMLNLRMGRVEGFILAALLFVYLVFLIRLARREAASLPPSRLPGSETAGAEAALEQMEEMNVGGSPGAARGSEGAHPRPWGRASGLRAHLPSIALVIVGVAGLVVGGRGIVIGATEVARLLGVPEVLLGLSVVAVGTSLPELATTVIAALRGESDLAVGNIVGSNIFNLTFVLGGTALLAPISVNPLLLRVEYPAVLLLSLIILPMARSEGRIARWEGVLLLLLYVAAWVWILYARAVFA, via the coding sequence ATGCTGATTCCGACTCTTTTCCTCGTCGGGGGGATCGGGCTCCTCTGGGTCGCGGCCGAGTGGCTCATCCACGGTGCCGCCTCGCTCGGACGCGCGGCGGGAATTCCCTCGATCGTGATCGGGCTCACCGTCGTCTCGATGGGAACGTCCGCGCCCGAGCTCGTGGTGAGCGCCCTGGCCGCGCTCCGCGGGAGCCCGGACCTCGCCGCCGGGAACGTCTTCGGATCGAACCTCGCGAACATCGGGCTCATCCTGGGGCTCGCCGCCCTGATGAAGCCTCTCACGGTGGCCGCGCAGGCGGTGCGCCGCGAAGTCCCCTGGATGCTCGCTGTCACCCTGATCACTTACCCCCTCATGCTCAACCTCCGGATGGGGCGGGTGGAAGGTTTCATTCTCGCTGCTCTCCTCTTCGTCTACCTTGTTTTCCTGATTCGGCTGGCGCGGCGGGAAGCGGCGTCGCTCCCCCCCTCGCGTCTTCCCGGAAGCGAGACGGCGGGAGCTGAGGCGGCGCTCGAACAGATGGAGGAGATGAATGTGGGAGGGAGCCCGGGGGCCGCGAGGGGGTCGGAGGGCGCCCACCCGAGACCCTGGGGAAGGGCCTCCGGGTTGAGGGCCCACCTCCCTTCCATCGCGCTCGTGATCGTCGGGGTCGCCGGGCTGGTCGTGGGAGGGAGGGGGATCGTGATCGGGGCGACGGAGGTCGCGCGGCTTCTCGGCGTCCCGGAGGTGCTCCTGGGACTCTCGGTGGTCGCGGTGGGCACCTCCCTTCCCGAACTGGCCACGACCGTGATCGCGGCGCTCCGCGGCGAATCGGATCTCGCCGTCGGGAATATCGTGGGTTCGAACATCTTCAACCTGACTTTCGTCCTGGGGGGGACCGCTCTCCTCGCGCCGATCTCGGTGAACCCCCTCCTCCTCCGCGTCGAGTATCCCGCCGTCCTGCTCCTTTCCCTGATCATCCTCCCGATGGCCAGGTCGGAGGGTCGGATTGCGCGATGGGAGGGTGTCCTCCTCCTCCTCCTCTACGTCGCCGCCTGGGTGTGGATCCTTTACGCACGCGCGGTCTTCGCGTAA
- a CDS encoding aspartate aminotransferase family protein, with translation MTENHTQGEAGRAVPELGSLLPAVTGPIPGPASRALGERLAAVESRNVTYTDDEWPVFWRAARGSNVRDADGNVFLDLTGAFGVAAAGHQHPRIVEAVVRQAALLAHGMGDVHPPAAKVALLERLGALTPFEEPRAVLASTGSEAVEIALKTAQLLTGKGGVVAFQGGYHGLTLGALSVTARQAFRAPFRSRIPKSVFHIPFPDAGRDGHSGAVRALEAFNEALIEGADRGEPPGCVIVEPIQGRGGIRLAPPGFLAALADRAREARVALIVDEVFTGFGRTGSLFAFQEEGIVPDILCLGKSLGGGLPLSACLGPREVMDAWPPSKGEALHTSTFLGHPLACAASLAFLDVLEDEGLVARSRAEGERLLVRLRESLGDLPHVGAVRGRGLFIGIELVRPPEPGSDRRPDPWEGGGARLAKEALRRGLLVLAAGDRGEVVEITPPLTISRTQLDWAAATLEELVARMRTR, from the coding sequence ATGACGGAAAATCACACCCAGGGTGAGGCGGGGAGGGCGGTGCCCGAGCTCGGATCGCTCCTTCCGGCCGTCACCGGGCCCATTCCCGGGCCGGCTTCGCGTGCGCTCGGGGAGCGGCTGGCGGCAGTCGAATCACGCAACGTCACTTACACCGACGACGAGTGGCCCGTCTTCTGGCGCGCGGCGCGCGGATCCAACGTGCGCGACGCCGACGGCAACGTCTTCCTCGATCTCACCGGGGCATTCGGGGTCGCCGCCGCGGGACACCAGCACCCGCGCATCGTGGAGGCGGTGGTTCGGCAGGCGGCCCTGCTCGCGCATGGGATGGGAGACGTCCATCCCCCCGCCGCGAAAGTCGCCCTCCTCGAGCGCCTCGGGGCGTTGACCCCCTTCGAGGAACCGCGCGCCGTCCTCGCGTCCACGGGGTCGGAGGCGGTCGAGATCGCGCTCAAGACCGCGCAGCTCCTCACCGGGAAGGGGGGCGTCGTCGCCTTCCAGGGGGGATACCACGGCCTGACCCTCGGAGCTCTTTCCGTCACGGCGCGCCAGGCCTTTCGAGCTCCCTTTCGCTCGCGGATTCCCAAAAGCGTGTTTCACATTCCCTTCCCGGATGCCGGGCGCGACGGCCACTCCGGGGCGGTGCGGGCTCTCGAAGCGTTCAACGAAGCGCTGATCGAAGGGGCGGACCGCGGCGAGCCGCCCGGATGCGTCATCGTCGAACCGATCCAGGGGCGGGGGGGAATTCGCCTCGCGCCGCCCGGTTTTCTCGCAGCTCTCGCGGACCGTGCGCGGGAAGCGCGGGTCGCGCTGATCGTGGACGAGGTCTTCACCGGGTTCGGGCGGACCGGCTCCCTCTTCGCGTTTCAGGAGGAGGGGATCGTCCCCGACATTCTTTGCCTGGGGAAGTCGCTCGGGGGCGGGCTCCCACTCAGCGCTTGCTTGGGGCCGCGCGAGGTGATGGATGCCTGGCCCCCGTCCAAGGGAGAGGCGCTCCACACCTCGACCTTCCTTGGACACCCCCTCGCGTGCGCCGCATCCCTCGCCTTTCTCGATGTCCTGGAGGACGAAGGGCTCGTGGCGCGGTCACGCGCCGAGGGGGAACGACTTCTGGTGCGGCTGCGGGAGTCGCTCGGAGACCTTCCCCACGTTGGGGCCGTGCGCGGAAGGGGGCTCTTTATCGGGATCGAGCTCGTCCGTCCTCCGGAGCCCGGATCGGATCGGAGACCCGATCCCTGGGAAGGGGGCGGAGCCCGGCTCGCGAAAGAGGCGTTGCGACGGGGGCTGCTCGTGCTCGCCGCGGGTGACCGGGGGGAAGTCGTGGAGATTACGCCTCCCCTGACCATCAGCAGAACGCAGCTCGATTGGGCCGCCGCCACACTCGAGGAGCTCGTGGCGCGCATGCGGACCCGCTGA